In Yamadazyma tenuis chromosome 7, complete sequence, the sequence TCGCATTTCCAACTCGAATGAGTATGAGGTGGTAGCAGACTCCAACAGTTACAACCGCCAAGCCGATGATCACAGCACGGTGGTGGCGCTCAACTTGGTACCATTTTGCCGTCTTCATGTGGTGGACGCCGACCCCAACTCTGAAATGAGCCAGTTGGCGGCAGAAAAGCCTGAATTTGAATCCTACCAAATGACCGAAGAAGAGTATGCTAAAAGATCCAATACGGTGTTGGAGTGGAAATCTCGCAACCAGTTAGGCCGGTTCGATCCCCAATTTAACCAAGAGAAGGCCCGCAAGCTTCAACTTGAGGAAGAAGCAGCCCTGTCAATGAAGGTTGGTGATCGGTGTAGAGTCATCAACATTCAGGGCGAGAGAAGAGGAACCATCCGGTCCGTCGGCAAGATCGATGTGCTCGACAACGGTGAGGGCGTCTGGGTCGGGGTGGAGTTTGACGAGCCGGTGGGAAAGAACAATGGACTGATTGGAAGTGTTAGAGTGTTTTCGTGTAAGGACAAGCACGGAAGCTTTATCAAACCGcagaaagttgaagttggtgactATCCCGAGCTCGATCCATTTGGCAGCGATGAGGAAGAGTTGTAATGGTCCAATTGGACCTggttcaaaaaaaaaaattcatcaactttgttGGCGGGCTACGCTGTGGTGCCGGTGATTTCTCACCAAATTTCCCAGGAAGTCTCGGTTTCAACATTTTTTCCACTTGCCACCATCACACAAACATGTCACAAACAAGAGGCACGTTCGACTTCATCTTTGACTACGTTGACAGAGAGTCTTACACAAAGTACTTTCGGTTGGTAGTTGCTGTATGTGGTTATATCATTGTTCGTGGGCTCTACCAGAAGTGGGCCACCAAGTTCCATATCCAGCAAGAAGTGAACAGAGACAATGCGGAAAAAGCGGCCAAGCCTGCCAAAGACGCGGAACTCCAGAAACAGTACGAAGAGAAGTTGCAGCAGGAGGCCAAGACGTTTGGGTGGGGGAAGAAAACCAGAAGAgacaccaagttgaaacagGCATATATTGAAGATCAGTTCAATGAGTTAAGACAGAGGCATCAAAGCGCGTACGACGCGGCCGAAGATCATGACATCGAGTACCTTCTTGAGGACTAGGTGTGGGTGTCAGGGCCATACTTTTTGGTTAATTCATATATTATGTATTTATTACTATATCATAACAGATTCTACGATGGTCGCAGCCTGTATAGGGCCCGCACTCTTCGCAGCGAAAGTTTTTTCAATCATCTCACTAGCATTATATCTCCAACAGAAACACATTCACAATGGCAGGAGACCCGTTCCTTTCTGATCCCtcaaggaagaggaagcGTGCCAACCGGCAGACCAGCACCGTGAACAGAAATACCAAAAATGGTGGCCGATCCACTGAGCGTATGTCTCGAGTTCCCCAAGACGATGAGATCTCTGGGTCCAGTGACACCGATGATAACTCCAACAATATCAGTGATAGAGACGTCGAGCAGATGTCATCGGACGAGGAGTTCCAGGACGAAAACGCCGCCGACAAGAGAAGACGATTGGCCAAACAATACCTcgagaatttgaaaaacgCAGACCTcgatgaagacgatgagtTCAACGCAaaggacttggatgatgatattgtTGGCCGCCGATTGCAACGGGACGTGGCCGAGTCTAAGGGTCacatgttcaagttctacGGGGCCAAGTTTTCGCTGCAGATGGAAGAAGTCCGGCCGGTGGTGACCAGAATTGGGTCCAAGAACCTCACGGGCATCGCCATTCACCACCCATATTTATACACCGTTTCCAAGGACATCGAGTTGGTGAAGTGGCAGATCCACGCCGACAAACGCAAGCCGAGCCGCGTGAAGCACACGAAGGGTGGATCCAAGTACTCTGATCTCAGAGATGAGCAACACCgaaaccaccaccacgcAGCCATTAATTGTGTGGCCACATCTCCCGACGGGAGGTTCGTGGTGACTGGAGGCGACGACGGCCGGCTCATCATTTGGTCCACCGAGAACCTAGCGTgcttgaaggtgttggaaaCGCGAGCAGCCGTCAACTCCCTAAGTTTTAGAAGAAACTCCGACCAGCTCTATGCTGCCTGTGCGGACCTCAAGGTGAGGACATATTCCGTCACCCAATTCTCCCAGTTGGAGACGTTGTACGGCCACCAGGACAATATCGCCGACATCTCGTCCTTGTCGAGGGAGACATGTGTATCGGTGGGTTCTCGTGACCGAACTGCGTTATTCTGGAAAATCGCCGACGAGTCTCGTTTGACGTTCCGCAGCGGTGATGGGGCCAAACCGGCAAAGGGCCTGGACACCTTCCGGTCGGAAGGACTGCTTGACTGTGTGTCGATGGTGGATGAGTCCCACTTTTTGACGGGGTCTGATAACGGAAACTTGTGTCTTTGGTCGCTtgcaaagaagaagcctgTTTTCACCAGGCGATTGGCACACGGGCTCGAGCCGGAAATGGCACCAGCTCGTGCCAGTGCCGAAACCGCTGCTGGGGTTGAAATTCAGGTACCCATAAGACAACCGTACTGGATAACGTCGGTGTATGCGATTCCGTTCAGTGATGTGTTTGTGACCGGATCGTACAGCGGAGACATCAAGGTGTGGAAGATTGATAGAGAAGGTATGAGGAGTTTTGAGGTGATTGGGTCgttggctgcaaaaggCTGCGTGAACCGAATCGCGGTGGCAGAATTTACCAGTGCAAAGAAGATAGTTGTGTATGCATTGGTGGGTAAAGAGCATAGGTTTGGCCGGTGGCAGAAGGTGGAGGGCCGGAATGCCTTGGTATCATTTGCATTTAACATTTAATACATAGTAATATAAGATATTATAATGGAGTTTACAATGATGGAATATGCTCCATCATCGTCAAAATGCTGCTTCGTCTTCGCCATTATCGGCAAAATCGTCGTTTCCGTCATCAAAATACTTTTCAGCATTGtagtcatcatcttcgtcatccTCGAACTCGTCTTCTATATtatcatcgtcttcatcgtcGTCCGGGTCCATATCATCTCCGTTAATGTCATCTTCCTTGGTGTCAAGATCTACAGCCATATCTTTCAACTGCTCGAGAACCAATTTTGACTTGTCTTCCAGTATCGGCAGGGGTGCTTTGACGTCGCTGTGGATCTCGTGTGCTGCTTTGTAGGAAGATAACCCtattttcttctttttacTGACTCCCATCACCGAGTATAGTTCTTGGGGGAAGAACTCAAGATTATAAGGATGGTCTTCGATGGTGGAGCCAATTTTTTTGACCTTTTTGTACTTATCGGAGTGTCTTTCGATTCCGTCGGGGTGGGTGGTAGGGGTTACCTGTTGCTGGCTGTCGACAGAATTACCAGTGTAGAAGGGGCCGTCTAGTACGAGTTTGGTGAGGTTTATGGCTTGGATGGCTTGATCTTTTTCGGCGGCAGACAACGGGGCGTTGACGGGGAGTATAAGTTTAGGTTTCTCCACATCGAAGCTTGTGGTCAACACGTCGCTGTAGTCCAAGCCAAATGGTAAAATGGTTCTACCAAACCCTTTTGATCTGAAGGACATGGTGTGGAAAATTTTTTAGAATGCGCGGAGAAGAGATAGAGAGGAGTGATGAGAGAGTTAGATGGGATGGAACGATTGGAGATGGACTGTCCTTTGTACAATGGGGGAACGGTCAGATGGCGtgggtcagaacttggtcaacttcGGTGAGTGTTTGGGTCAGATAACTATTGGTATGGGTaagaacttcggtgggtgtatggaAATATGAACTGGATTGCAGCCACCACCGATATCATTTATCCAGACAATAATTGGAGGCTGTCAGGGAGGAAGTGGTGTTTCACTGATTTATCTATCCTAAGCACGTATTTGTAATCTTCAGAATTGTACCATAtaccacaaacacctgtagatccacaaaaaccaCCCTCCTACAGATGTACAAAAAAACACTCacctccaaatccacccctcttcttcctcatcatGGTCCCTTTCTGGCCCCCGACACCTCGTTCTGCCTCCACCGCACTATTCCCTGCTTCCATCCCATCGCCTCATTATTGCTCAAAACAGAAAAACTGTAAACATTCGCAGTCATATATATGCACCAAAACAGCCTCTTCTAATATTAGCAAAAACATATatatcaccaccaaacccCAATTTACTTGCTGCCACCACCATGGATCCCAACACCTCGATCCTCTCGGCCCAGGCCGCTCCCCAGGCTGCCGAAGGCACCTTGGTGATCATTGTGTGCCGAGCTAAACACTTGCCCAACCGACGCAAATTAGACAAACAATCACCCTACGTAACCCTCAGACTTGGAACCACCGCCAAAAAAACTCCGTCCCACTTTCGTGCCGGCCAAACCCCGGACTGGACCCACGAGATCCGCTTCGACTTGACCAGAGAACGAAAACCCATCTTGAAACTCGACGTGTTGGATGAAACCAAAAACGACCCCACGCCCATTGGAACCTGTGACATCGATTGTAGTGTGATTTTCCAGCAGGAAAAGCACCAGGACGGCAAGTATATCCACGACATGTGGTACGACTTGTCGTTGAACGGCAGAAGGGCCGGTACCATTTACTTGGAGATGACTTTCTACCCCAGCGCCCCGGTATTACCACCAAAGCTTTATGAAAATGGCGACTATGAGACGTCCCACATGCGGGGGTCCGGCTCCAGCTACCTGTCGGGCTACGGGTCCGCCAAGGACTTGCCAGCACCGCCACGGCACCCGTCTCAGTCGAGACAGCCCAGTGTGGTGGATGATATCTTTGTGAGCGCAGACGCTAAGAAAAAGTCGTTGTTCAGAAATTTGGTAGGGGATGTACCTGATACTTCCAATGGGGCTGAGGATGACGACGTGTTTGTGACGCCAGGTACCAGTCCTGAGAAGAAAAGCCGGTTTGCTAAGCTCACCAAACTCAAAAGTAAGTTTCAGAGCAAAGATCCTATCAGAACATTATGGAGTGCGGAGGAGCGAGAACGTCATGAGCGGGGGGACCGGGTGACCCCCATTGACATCAAGGAGTTTGATAATCTCGATGAGCTTGAGCGAGATATTCAGTTCAACAGTCCCAGAAGTCCtcaatttgcagccaccgCAGACGATTCGTTTGACGTGCCCCCCAGCCCACCGCCGCACTCCGAGTACCTGCCAGTCCAACCGCACTCGCATACTCCCCTGCCACACCAAACGCCTCCATTAAAAACATCTCCGCTAAGAAAACCTCCTCCCGAAACCGGTGTCAAAGCCTTCAAAAACCTCAACCTTGGTTCTCCTGCCACCACATCGATTCCATACTCGGCTGATACAATTGGCCttgacgatgaagatggcGGTTTGCCTACCAAGGTATATTTCATGGATAAGCAGGTAAAATCGTTATCGCACTCTTCGCTGCCTAGTGCGCCGGAGCCCGTGAACAAACACGAAATTGACCCCAAATTCTATGCCCCTACGCCAGGCGAGCACTTCAGCCGGAGTCGGCGTGAGGAGGACAAGCGGACGATGGACTTGCGGACGCGCGAGACCGGGTACTTGGGAGACGGTCAGTGGGACCAGAAGTTCAGTCCTTCAATATTTGATCGGATTCCCAACGATGAGAACTTGGGATTTGAAAACAAGCCACATGTGCCTCCTAAGATACCGCGGGGGTTGACGGAGCAGGAGTACTATGTTCTTGATAAGGAGAATTATTTGCGGGACATCAATGGTAAGAGGGCGTAGAGGTAAAGTACATAGAGTAATGATAATGCTGAGCTGGGATAAGAGAGTGTGGGAATTCCACATCAACTTGCTCATATATATATCGTCCACATACTGGCACATATACATATCATCCACATACTGGTATATATACATTTACATCCATATACTGGTACACATAAATTACAACGAAACTCTGTTTCTGGATATAAAAAGGTATAAACTTACTAATAACATCAAAGAACCAAATACTTCTTCACAAGAACTCAAAAGCGCTGTAAATTAGCCACTCGTCGTCTACAACAACGCAAGGGCAGCCAATCCCACCACCCCCATGGCCACATTCCTCGAAGCTCCTGAGtcagcagaagaagactcatcatcgtcttcatcttcatcctcagCCGTCGACACCGCCGCTACCGACGTAGAGGTCGACTCGGCCACCGAGGTTATCTCGGAGGTGCTGTTATAATAACTGGAATAGGACGATACAACAGATGAACTGTTGGAGTAACTGGAGGCTGCAAAACTAGATGATTCAACACTAGAAGAGCTGTTGAAGCCAGAAGCAACCGCCACCACACCCTTGAAAAGGGTCAACGAGGGAACCGTGGACGAGGAAGAAGCCTCTTCGGtagcagcagcagccaCAGAAGCTACCGAAGCTGCTGATAAGGAAGATAAATAAGCAGCGTAAGAAGCCAGGGAAGCAGCTGCTTCCGAAGCTTCTTCAGCCGCCTCGGCCACCGAAGCAGCAGAGGCTGACGACACCGACGCTGCGTAGGCGGCGGCattcttggaagaaacGGAGGCAGcagaagctgaagaagcagcCTCAGCAGAAGCCACCGAAGCAGATTCTTCAGGAGTTAATAACGTCACGGTGACAGTGACAGTCGAGGAAACAGTAGTATCATCATCGGCTCTGGCTAATGCCAATAAAGCCAAAGGTAACAAGGTTTTAAACAACATAATTTTTGGAAACTAATAAACGTAAACAACTCGTGTGAGACTCGGGGAAGTTTTGAATAACCGCAAAAAGTGGGAGTTGATAGGTAAAAGGAAGGACTGGGGTAAGTTGGTTTAACGAAAGTGATAGAACAAACGTAGTTTAAAACTCGAGGTTCTATGGGTGTTTACGATGGATATGTTTAGTAAATTTTTTTGTCCATGGGAATGACTTGAGTTTTATTCGGGGGCtaaaaaataaaaaacAGCGACTTGACAAAAGATGGTGAGTGCCGGACGAACAATGCATAAATGGAGCGAAGGCGCCTGCATTGGGACGAATTCTCCACCGGAATTTGCTTACGATGCCGAGCCACCTTCCATATTGGGCCCCATTATAAACAACAGTGTGGCCGGCCCGGTTTGTTTGGGCAATCCCATCTCCCGTTTGGGCCAGAATGGTTATGTTTGCTTGGCCAATCGTTAGAGGTGTGAAAAAGTGCGGCTACAATGGCGGCCATTGTTACCAGACGACTTTTCGTGTTTTGGTGTCGTTTGTTCACGTTACCGCTGTCCTTTTCAGAATTTGCTGGAAATGGTTAAAAGTTATGGTCTCCATTACGACAATAACAACCGTAGTTTTCGTGGCCAGTTCGGTACGCCTCTTGCTTGTCCCAGGCGATCTAGACTTAGGGGTATATCCGGTCCTGCACACACGCACTCACATCCCCCGGTCCTAATCGTCTAAATGGTCTATACACACCAAAAAGAAATCCCCGGCCGTTTAGGGGGCGCCGCATTGGGCACCGACGTTGGTGTGGTTGGTGGGTTCTATGCAATCCACGGGGTTATGGGTTACATACTGCCAATTTATCCCTTCTGGGATATGCTTGGCTTAGCCGGTGAGTGCCTCGCTGCCTGTGGTGCGGATGTTTTTAGTAGTTGCGTAAACAATTCTGCGTACAGGGCTGTTCAGTTGTCGTTAACTTCACACGAGAATCTCAACAGCACTTACGAGCTTAGCGATTCTCGGGAGTTGGCTTCCGCTATGTTTGTAACAGGACATTTTATGAAACCCACTCGCTGCGTTTTCAACCGAGACAGAATTAATCAACTCTGGGGGATATAAACATTTGGTGATCGTCATCCGATTAGAAGGCTCCAGTTCCCGTTCCCTCCCTCGGTTTGGTTTTTCCACCACGCGGTAGTAAATGTATTGGAGTAAATTCTGTTCAGGTGATATGGTAAACTCTTGGATGATTAAGATGATAAATGTTAAGGCAATCCTAGTAATTACCAGAAAGGGGTTTAATCAAAAGTCAAAATTTTGTCACTATAAGCCGGTGGGGCCCACTTTTTTTTGCTATTGGGGACATTATCGTCTGCTACGGAATAACCAAACCTACGCCTCCGGGGACTACAATACGCTACCTTTGAACTTAATGAGATGAAGTTGTTAGTATAGCACGTGAATTTATTTTTTAATAGACCTGAGTGCTTTCAATATTCCATGTTTCGTTCTCATGATATCTTTCATGCTTGCCTATTTGCAACCGATTagtggctgcgaaaataGCTATCAGAAAAAATACCACCTCCTCACCTTCCACAGCCCTGCTGTCTTTCTCGTTATAATGGTCCCAAACACCTTCTCGAAGTCTACCTCCCAGTTGAGTTCCTGGATCTTTGTATCCATTATCCTGGAGTGCTCCCTGAGCTTATTCATAACTTTCTGGAGCTTGATCGAGTTAATAAGAGATATAATCTTGATCTCCAGCTTGGAAtagttgaagttgtcagCAACACTTCCGGCCAGAATGGCGAACTGTATCAACTCGATTCTTCTCTTCGATGGTTCTCTTTCTGATAAAGCCTCGCATAACGTCTTCTTTGCAGGCTTTACTTCTCcttcctcctcctcctcctcctcctccatTTTATGGTACTTAAAACCAGACTTATAAAAGCTCTCATCAAAGCAAtctttctccaagaagGATGGGAGCTCAACAAGTTCCTCaaaattgaccaaattgatCTCTGtaatcaacttggttaGCTTGAAGTCAAGAATATGCAACTCGTCAAGAAGGTCATATGGGTTCTCGGGGGAATCATCACCCTCCTGGACCTTGGCACATTCCTTTATTCTACCCTTCACCAATGTGATTTTTCTTAGAGTAGTCCATTTGTATTTGCAAGGCTTCTGCTAACTTCATTGTGAATGTGTGATGATAATTGGTCTGTCCTAATGGGTAAATCTAAGGATCTTAATAGTGATATGATTATGAGCGATGACTCACACTAGTGTTCAATTGATGCTCTCCAGGACGGATCCTCTTGGAAAGAGATGAGAGGGGTGGTGAGAGTCATATAAACCCTCTGCGAGGTATTTCAGGGTCTCTAGCGTGTTCCAGAATTGTGCATTTGCCAAAACAATGCTCTGTATAGTATTTCTTGCGGCTCGCTCGATCAGTGGAAAAATAATTTTCAGCCATTTTCATTCTCTTGCTACTCAATCGCAACTAACCATATCGTTTTTGGGTATTGGGGGAAAAGGCAACACAAAAAGGGTATGAATGCCCTCTTTGTGTGAGTCTGGTTAAATCTCTATACTGAGGTAGAATATCTCCCTGTTCTTCCTAAGCCCTTAATATTGTTTGTAGTACTCGCTCATCCGGAAGTTGCAAAACCCAATTTTGCTGCCGGCAGCTTTAGGCAGACATTTGGGGCATATTTGCTGGTCTTATGAACCCGACACTAGGGTTCGGGGTTTTTTTCGAGATTTTTAGGAGCGTTTTTTGGTTAGTTTCTGGGTTTGACAGGGAGAGGGTGCATGAGACTTGGCGAAATAAAAAGTCCGTTTGACCTCAAAATTGAATGGATGTGATCCTTAGACTTTCAGTAGTCTCGTTTATCTCAAATTGTCTCTTTATCCGTCTTCCTTCCGGTTGCCCACAGTTTTCTGCTGGTGCCATGGTTCTACTGTGCGTGCACGACTTTTGATACAAGTGCGACAGTTTTGTATGTGAAAATTgataaaatttttcactgcCATGAGATTCGTACGTGCGTACTCAGTGAAGTCATTACCGTTTGAGGCCAAGCcggtcaacaagttcaatccGGTGAAGTCGGCTTATAACTTCAGACCAAAAACCCCCACAAACGGTCTTGTTTATGCCCCTCCAGCGTCCCTCACATCTGTCAAACAAACTCCCAACGCTTTCCTCCCACAATCTGATCCCAGAAAGAATTTGGGAGTGCAGAAAACATACACTGAAGGCGAAGTCAACGATATGCCTGTGATATATGGCACCACTAAGTCTTACCATGTGAGTCAGGAAACTGctcttgaaatcttgaatttgagaACCTCCGATCCAAGTCAGTGGACCATTTCCAAGCTTTGCAAAAAATACAATGTCAACCCCCATTTCATCATAAACTTGACCAAGGATTTCAAACCCAAGGCCCGCGAAGCCGAGAATCCTCAGTTGTCGAAGAGACAATTGGaccaaaagaagagagTGCAGATGTGGTTAAGAAATGAGTTTTAACGAGTCGTCATTACATACTACTGTAAATAGTTTTCCATAATAGTATACACATTATTTTACATAATaatatcatcttcttcgCCTTAGTGATACCCATCATTCGGTCTGGTCACTTTCCAACTCTCTTAACACAAGCTCTTCCAAATCCTGGAGATTCAGCTGGATGTTCAACTTAAAGTTGATGGTGTTCTCAATGATCTTTTGGATCTGATTGTGGAGCGAGTTCTTCTGTCGGTAAAGGGATCCTTTTAATGTCTCTGCTTCTATTCCCACATCGTTGTATTGGTGCATAACCGCAAGATATTCACTGCTGGCATCAACCTTTATTGCATTGATCTCTCGAGTCAACCGTTCAATTTTGGTGGAATATGTTGTGGACTTATCAGATATACTATTGTATAACTGATCATAAC encodes:
- a CDS encoding uncharacterized protein (EggNog:ENOG503NXIM; BUSCO:EOG0926505R; COG:O), which translates into the protein MSDISIYITSDLTSSERKVSPQWSITHLKIRLEQITGIAPKFQTIHLYRISNSNEYEVVADSNSYNRQADDHSTVVALNLVPFCRLHVVDADPNSEMSQLAAEKPEFESYQMTEEEYAKRSNTVLEWKSRNQLGRFDPQFNQEKARKLQLEEEAASSMKVGDRCRVINIQGERRGTIRSVGKIDVLDNGEGVWVGVEFDEPVGKNNGSIGSVRVFSCKDKHGSFIKPQKVEVGDYPELDPFGSDEEEL
- a CDS encoding uncharacterized protein (COG:U; EggNog:ENOG503P75J) — translated: MSQTRGTFDFIFDYVDRESYTKYFRLVVAVCGYIIVRGLYQKWATKFHIQQEVNRDNAEKAAKPAKDAELQKQYEEKLQQEAKTFGWGKKTRRDTKLKQAYIEDQFNELRQRHQSAYDAAEDHDIEYLLED
- the RRP9 gene encoding pre-rRNA processing protein (COG:A; EggNog:ENOG503NYVC); translation: MAGDPFLSDPSRKRKRANRQTSTVNRNTKNGGRSTERMSRVPQDDEISGSSDTDDNSNNISDRDVEQMSSDEEFQDENAADKRRRLAKQYLENLKNADLDEDDEFNAKDLDDDIVGRRLQRDVAESKGHMFKFYGAKFSSQMEEVRPVVTRIGSKNLTGIAIHHPYLYTVSKDIELVKWQIHADKRKPSRVKHTKGGSKYSDLRDEQHRNHHHAAINCVATSPDGRFVVTGGDDGRLIIWSTENLACLKVLETRAAVNSLSFRRNSDQLYAACADLKVRTYSVTQFSQLETLYGHQDNIADISSLSRETCVSVGSRDRTALFWKIADESRLTFRSGDGAKPAKGSDTFRSEGSLDCVSMVDESHFLTGSDNGNLCLWSLAKKKPVFTRRLAHGLEPEMAPARASAETAAGVEIQVPIRQPYWITSVYAIPFSDVFVTGSYSGDIKVWKIDREGMRSFEVIGSLAAKGCVNRIAVAEFTSAKKIVVYALVGKEHRFGRWQKVEGRNALVSFAFNI
- the RPC31 gene encoding DNA-directed RNA polymerase III subunit C31 (EggNog:ENOG503P5M4; COG:K) encodes the protein MSFRSKGFGRTILPFGLDYSDVLTTSFDVEKPKLILPVNAPLSAAEKDQAIQAINLTKLVLDGPFYTGNSVDSQQQVTPTTHPDGIERHSDKYKKVKKIGSTIEDHPYNLEFFPQELYSVMGVSKKKKIGLSSYKAAHEIHSDVKAPSPISEDKSKLVLEQLKDMAVDLDTKEDDINGDDMDPDDDEDDDNIEDEFEDDEDDDYNAEKYFDDGNDDFADNGEDEAAF
- a CDS encoding uncharacterized protein (BUSCO:EOG09263D2P; EggNog:ENOG503P04J; COG:S), whose product is MDPNTSILSAQAAPQAAEGTLVIIVCRAKHLPNRRKLDKQSPYVTLRLGTTAKKTPSHFRAGQTPDWTHEIRFDLTRERKPILKLDVLDETKNDPTPIGTCDIDCSVIFQQEKHQDGKYIHDMWYDLSLNGRRAGTIYLEMTFYPSAPVLPPKLYENGDYETSHMRGSGSSYSSGYGSAKDLPAPPRHPSQSRQPSVVDDIFVSADAKKKSLFRNLVGDVPDTSNGAEDDDVFVTPGTSPEKKSRFAKLTKLKSKFQSKDPIRTLWSAEERERHERGDRVTPIDIKEFDNLDELERDIQFNSPRSPQFAATADDSFDVPPSPPPHSEYSPVQPHSHTPSPHQTPPLKTSPLRKPPPETGVKAFKNLNLGSPATTSIPYSADTIGLDDEDGGLPTKVYFMDKQVKSLSHSSSPSAPEPVNKHEIDPKFYAPTPGEHFSRSRREEDKRTMDLRTRETGYLGDGQWDQKFSPSIFDRIPNDENLGFENKPHVPPKIPRGLTEQEYYVLDKENYLRDINGKRA
- a CDS encoding mitochondrial 54S ribosomal protein mL58 (EggNog:ENOG503P46F; COG:J), yielding MRFVRAYSVKSLPFEAKPVNKFNPVKSAYNFRPKTPTNGLVYAPPASLTSVKQTPNAFLPQSDPRKNLGVQKTYTEGEVNDMPVIYGTTKSYHVSQETALEILNLRTSDPSQWTISKLCKKYNVNPHFIINLTKDFKPKAREAENPQLSKRQLDQKKRVQMWLRNEF